Proteins co-encoded in one Deinococcus arcticus genomic window:
- a CDS encoding phospholipase A2 codes for MRRTLVPAVFLSALLAACGQTTPTAQGAADSAVSAYAARPELQDAESQAILARYGNDPGLLTALQEAYGERPTALTLPQVPALTGLDYASDRLAYIKRVGWGTVSNYNSQYSAYAGTAAPYTGLDWGRDGCSAPDGLGLGYREDFRPACNVHDFAYRNLKVYQRTDANRKTSDEVFHTNMKAICAAKSWYARPACYSAAYAYYQGVRVGGSSSF; via the coding sequence ATGCGTAGAACCCTGGTTCCCGCCGTCTTCCTCTCTGCCTTGCTTGCCGCTTGCGGCCAGACCACCCCCACCGCGCAGGGCGCCGCCGACAGCGCGGTGAGTGCCTACGCGGCCCGCCCTGAACTGCAGGACGCGGAAAGTCAGGCCATCCTGGCGCGCTACGGCAACGACCCGGGCCTGCTCACCGCGCTGCAGGAAGCGTACGGCGAGCGCCCCACCGCCCTGACCCTGCCGCAGGTGCCGGCGCTCACCGGGCTGGACTACGCCAGTGACCGCCTCGCGTACATCAAGCGCGTGGGCTGGGGCACCGTGAGCAACTACAACAGCCAGTACAGCGCCTACGCCGGCACAGCGGCGCCCTACACCGGCCTGGACTGGGGCCGCGACGGCTGCAGCGCGCCCGACGGCCTAGGCCTGGGCTACCGCGAGGACTTCCGCCCCGCGTGCAACGTGCATGACTTCGCCTACCGCAACCTGAAGGTGTATCAGCGCACCGACGCCAACCGCAAAACCAGCGACGAGGTGTTCCACACGAACATGAAGGCCATCTGCGCCGCCAAGAGCTGGTACGCGCGCCCGGCGTGTTACAGCGCGGCTTACGCCTATTACCAGGGCGTGCGCGTGGGCGGCAGCAGCAGCTTCTAA